The following proteins are encoded in a genomic region of Salvelinus namaycush isolate Seneca chromosome 12, SaNama_1.0, whole genome shotgun sequence:
- the tmem248 gene encoding transmembrane protein 248 isoform X3, which yields MVSVSAVAIAFLTIGYFFKIKEIKSPEMTEDWNIFLLRFNEIDFCVSENETLKHSLNESTTPESTVTSGQARSSTQAPLLLEDPGPINISVPITLTLDPLRPFGGYSRNITHLYATVLVGQVGLAGRDAHEEMNITFTLPASWNSDECVLHGHCEQVVFSTCMTITAASNVFPVTVQPPHCVPETYTNATSWYKIFTTARDSDTKYTQDYNPFWCYKGAIGKVYHTLNPKLTVIVPDDDRSLINLHLMHTSYFLFVMVITMFCYAVIKGRPGKVRTTTNPDFCAEKVALSEG from the exons ATGGTCAGCGTCAGCGCCGTGGCCATCGCCTTCCTCACCATCGGCTACTTCTTCAAAATCAAGGAGATCAAATCCCCAGAGATGACTGAG gaCTGGAACATCTTCCTTCTGCGCTTCAACGAGATTGACTTCTGCGTATCAGAGAATGAGACGCTTAAGCACAGCCTGAACGAGTCAACCACGCCCGAAAGCACGGTGACCAGCGGCCAGGCGCGCTCCAGCACCCAGGCCCCGCTGCTTCTGGAGGACCCGGGCCCGATCAATATCTCTGTGCCCATCACCCTTACCCTGGACCCCTTGAGGCCCTTCGGGGGCTACTCACGTAACATCACCCACCTCTACGCCACCGTGCTGGTGGGACAGGTCGGCCTGGCCG GCAGGGATGCCCACGAGGAGATGAACATCACCTTCACACTGCCAGCGTCATGGAATTCTGATGAGTGCGTGCTGCACGGCCACTGTGAACAAGTGGTGTTTAGCACTTGTATGACCATCACTGCTGCCAGCAACGTCTTCCCTGTCACAGT GCAACCGCCCCACTGTGTCCCAGAGACCTACACCAACGCCACGTCCTGGTACAAGATCTTCACCACGGCCCGTGACTCGGACACCAAGTACACGCAGGACTACAACCCTTTCTGGTGTTACAAAGGAGCCATCGGGAAGGTGTACCACACCCTCAACCCCAAGCTGACCGTCATCGTGCCAGAC GACGACCGCTCACTCATCAACCTGCACCTAATGCACACCAGCTACTTCCTCTTTGTGATGGTCATCACCATGTTCTGTTATGCTGTCATCAAGGGCCGGCCAGGGAAAGTACGGACAACCACCAACCCTGACTTTTGCGCTGAAAAG
- the rad51d gene encoding DNA repair protein RAD51 homolog 4, whose product MVVLRDGMCPGLSEELVVALRAADITTVEDLVSSDTEDLAQKCSVSYKALLAIRRVLLAQHTAFPVSGADLYEDLLSSTAILSTGNPSLDKLLDSGLYTGELTEFAGSPGSGKTQVCFGVAVNISYQLKQSVIYVDSTGGLSASRLLQMLQAKSCNIEEQMEALQRIQVFPVFDIFSLLDCLHHFRCVGLQQASAGGGSVKAVIVDSVSAVISPILGGKQNEGMSMMMQVAGLLKTIAKDFNVAVLVTNTVTRDGNGQLKAGLGQSWSHVPRIRILLQRLERPGSTCSSVHTATLAKSSRQPCHLKEEFDLQCWGRSEEQLYGKSGKRKLENTEPS is encoded by the exons ATGGTTGTTCTCAGAGATGGCATGTGTCCTGGATTGAGTGAAGAATTGGTTGTGGCTTTACGGGCAGCAGACATTACAACAG TGGAAGATCTGGTGTCATCAGATACAGAAGACCTTGCTCAAAAATGTTCCGTGTCCTATAAG GCCCTGCTGGCTATACGCAGAGTGCTCCTTGCCCAGCACACAGCATTCCCTGTATCAGGTGCTGATCTATATGAAGACCTGCTGAGTTCAACAGCCATCCTCTCCACAGGCAATCCTAG TCTAGATAAGCTTCTAGACTCTGGCTTGTACACAGGAGAGCTCACAGAGTTCGCAGGAAGCCCTGGAAGTGGAAAAACCCAG GTGTGTTTTGGTGTTGCAGTGAATATATCTTACCAACTGAAGCAGAGCGTCATATATGTTGACTCAACAGGAGGACTGTCGGCAAGTCGCTTGCTTCAGATGCTCCAAGCGAAGTCGTGCAATATAGAAGAACAG ATGGAGGCTCTTCAGAGAATCCAGGTCTTTCCAGTGTTTGACATCTTCTCGTTACTCGACTGTCTACATCATTTTCGATGCGTTGGACTTCAGCAG GCATCTGCGGGAGGTGGCTCAGTCAAAGCTGTAATTGTGGATTCAGTGTCAGCAGTTATTTCTCCCATACTGGGAGGCAAACAAAATGAAG GCATGTCCATGATGATGCAAGTGGCAGGGCTGTTGAAGACAATCGCCAAAGACTTCAATGTAGCCGTTCTG GTTACAAACACTGTGACCAGAGACGGCAATGGGCAGCTGAAAGCCGGACTGGGCCAATCGTGGAGTCACGTACCTAGAATTCGGATTCTACTGCAACGGCTCGAGAGGCCGGGATCCACTTGTTCTAGCGTACACACTGCCACTTTGGCCAAGTCCTCAAGACAG CCTTGTCATCTGAAAGAAGAGTTTGACTTGCAGTGCTGGGGCAGGTCTGAAGAACAGCTGTATGGAAAGTCAGGAAAGAGGAAGCTGGAGAACACTGAGCCCAGCTAG
- the tmem248 gene encoding transmembrane protein 248 isoform X1: MYSRNSLWSYVRCVFMSLMKKVYLLNPLENLRSYINNRPPLVIFMVSVSAVAIAFLTIGYFFKIKEIKSPEMTEDWNIFLLRFNEIDFCVSENETLKHSLNESTTPESTVTSGQARSSTQAPLLLEDPGPINISVPITLTLDPLRPFGGYSRNITHLYATVLVGQVGLAGRDAHEEMNITFTLPASWNSDECVLHGHCEQVVFSTCMTITAASNVFPVTVQPPHCVPETYTNATSWYKIFTTARDSDTKYTQDYNPFWCYKGAIGKVYHTLNPKLTVIVPDDDRSLINLHLMHTSYFLFVMVITMFCYAVIKGRPGKVRTTTNPDFCAEKVALSEG, from the exons ATGTACTCACGCAATTCACTATGGAGTTATGTCAGATGTGTGTTCATGTCTTTGATGAAAAAG GTGTACCTGTTAAATCCTCTGGAGAACCTGAGGAGCTACATCAATAATCGTCCGCCACTGGTCATCTTTATGGTCAGCGTCAGCGCCGTGGCCATCGCCTTCCTCACCATCGGCTACTTCTTCAAAATCAAGGAGATCAAATCCCCAGAGATGACTGAG gaCTGGAACATCTTCCTTCTGCGCTTCAACGAGATTGACTTCTGCGTATCAGAGAATGAGACGCTTAAGCACAGCCTGAACGAGTCAACCACGCCCGAAAGCACGGTGACCAGCGGCCAGGCGCGCTCCAGCACCCAGGCCCCGCTGCTTCTGGAGGACCCGGGCCCGATCAATATCTCTGTGCCCATCACCCTTACCCTGGACCCCTTGAGGCCCTTCGGGGGCTACTCACGTAACATCACCCACCTCTACGCCACCGTGCTGGTGGGACAGGTCGGCCTGGCCG GCAGGGATGCCCACGAGGAGATGAACATCACCTTCACACTGCCAGCGTCATGGAATTCTGATGAGTGCGTGCTGCACGGCCACTGTGAACAAGTGGTGTTTAGCACTTGTATGACCATCACTGCTGCCAGCAACGTCTTCCCTGTCACAGT GCAACCGCCCCACTGTGTCCCAGAGACCTACACCAACGCCACGTCCTGGTACAAGATCTTCACCACGGCCCGTGACTCGGACACCAAGTACACGCAGGACTACAACCCTTTCTGGTGTTACAAAGGAGCCATCGGGAAGGTGTACCACACCCTCAACCCCAAGCTGACCGTCATCGTGCCAGAC GACGACCGCTCACTCATCAACCTGCACCTAATGCACACCAGCTACTTCCTCTTTGTGATGGTCATCACCATGTTCTGTTATGCTGTCATCAAGGGCCGGCCAGGGAAAGTACGGACAACCACCAACCCTGACTTTTGCGCTGAAAAG
- the tmem248 gene encoding transmembrane protein 248 isoform X2, with the protein MVYLLNPLENLRSYINNRPPLVIFMVSVSAVAIAFLTIGYFFKIKEIKSPEMTEDWNIFLLRFNEIDFCVSENETLKHSLNESTTPESTVTSGQARSSTQAPLLLEDPGPINISVPITLTLDPLRPFGGYSRNITHLYATVLVGQVGLAGRDAHEEMNITFTLPASWNSDECVLHGHCEQVVFSTCMTITAASNVFPVTVQPPHCVPETYTNATSWYKIFTTARDSDTKYTQDYNPFWCYKGAIGKVYHTLNPKLTVIVPDDDRSLINLHLMHTSYFLFVMVITMFCYAVIKGRPGKVRTTTNPDFCAEKVALSEG; encoded by the exons ATG GTGTACCTGTTAAATCCTCTGGAGAACCTGAGGAGCTACATCAATAATCGTCCGCCACTGGTCATCTTTATGGTCAGCGTCAGCGCCGTGGCCATCGCCTTCCTCACCATCGGCTACTTCTTCAAAATCAAGGAGATCAAATCCCCAGAGATGACTGAG gaCTGGAACATCTTCCTTCTGCGCTTCAACGAGATTGACTTCTGCGTATCAGAGAATGAGACGCTTAAGCACAGCCTGAACGAGTCAACCACGCCCGAAAGCACGGTGACCAGCGGCCAGGCGCGCTCCAGCACCCAGGCCCCGCTGCTTCTGGAGGACCCGGGCCCGATCAATATCTCTGTGCCCATCACCCTTACCCTGGACCCCTTGAGGCCCTTCGGGGGCTACTCACGTAACATCACCCACCTCTACGCCACCGTGCTGGTGGGACAGGTCGGCCTGGCCG GCAGGGATGCCCACGAGGAGATGAACATCACCTTCACACTGCCAGCGTCATGGAATTCTGATGAGTGCGTGCTGCACGGCCACTGTGAACAAGTGGTGTTTAGCACTTGTATGACCATCACTGCTGCCAGCAACGTCTTCCCTGTCACAGT GCAACCGCCCCACTGTGTCCCAGAGACCTACACCAACGCCACGTCCTGGTACAAGATCTTCACCACGGCCCGTGACTCGGACACCAAGTACACGCAGGACTACAACCCTTTCTGGTGTTACAAAGGAGCCATCGGGAAGGTGTACCACACCCTCAACCCCAAGCTGACCGTCATCGTGCCAGAC GACGACCGCTCACTCATCAACCTGCACCTAATGCACACCAGCTACTTCCTCTTTGTGATGGTCATCACCATGTTCTGTTATGCTGTCATCAAGGGCCGGCCAGGGAAAGTACGGACAACCACCAACCCTGACTTTTGCGCTGAAAAG